ACCCGGGATGTAGCCGATCACCTCGAAGCCATTGGTCAGGCGCACCTTGGCGACCTTACGAAGCGCCGAGTTCGGCTTCTTCGGGGTCGTGGTGTAGACGCGGGTGCAAACACCACGCTTCTGCGGCGACTGCTGCAGCGCCGGCACCTTCTTGCGCGACTTCTGCACTTCACGCGGTTGAGCGATCAGCTGGTTGATCGTCGGCATCCTGGCCTTACCCTTTGTTATCGCGGCCCCTCGCGGATCCGCTGTCTTGCCGCGGCCCATTGAAAGGGCCGCAAATTCTTTCGAGCACCCCGCCCGACCGGGTCACCTCGCGCGGAACAATCCGCACAAAGCGAAATCGCGCCAACCGCCCCATCAACGGGCGGAAAGCGCTTCGACGCCACAGAGGACCGCAGTATCAGGGCCGGTCAGCATAATGCCGCGGCCCGCGCACTGAGGTCATGCATCCGAATTCGATCTCAAGAGGACGTGCTCAAGAGACCTAAAGTCGCACTGGCATTGCCTAGCTATGATCGACAGCGTTTGAGCGGCATTCGTCGAGGTTGGTGCCCGTCTTGATCGATCCCTTACGGCTCTAGTCCTTGGGGATCTAACGGGTGGCCCGTTCCGACGCTGGCGATGCTCACCGCCTGTCGTTAAGTGAGGCGCTTTCTATAAGTGAGAGTCGATCAAGTCAAGGCGAAACGACAGTCAGAAGCGCTTCAGGAGCCTGTCAAAATCGCTGTTTGCCGCGTTGGCCGCCTCGCTCCGATATAAGAACGTCGTCACCGCTTCGCCAGCCTGAGAATAATTATATCCGGGTAAAAAGTACTTTTATAACCACAGCTAAGGCTTTTTTTCCTGTTGAGGCGTCAATCTGCGGCCTTCGGCAGGGATGAGCGCCATGCGGTACACCGACATTGCCATTATCGGCGGGGGATTGGCCGGCTCGACCGCCGCCGCGATGCTCGGCCGGGCCGACATTTCGACCGTCCTGATCGATCCGCATGAGAGCTATCCGGCAGACTTTCGCGTCGAGAAATTGAGTGGCCAGGCGCAGCTTGGGCGATTCTCGAGGACCGGAATCGCAGAATCAGTACTGCGCCGGGCGACCTTTGCCGGCGAGAACTGGATCGCCCGCTTCGGCCGCCTGCTCGACAAGGCGCCGAGCCGGCAGTTCAACATCCTCTACGATTCGCTCGTCAACGCCATCCGCGACGAAATCCCCGCTTCCGTCGACCGCATCTGCGCCAAGGCCGTAGCCGTCGAGACGAGCGAAGAGCGACAGAGGATCGCGCTCTCCAATGACGAGACGATCTCAGCCCGCCTGGTGGTGCTCGCCAATGGCTTGAATGTCGGCCTGCGCCACCAGCTCGGCATCGCCCCAAAAGTCATCAGCGCCTGCCATTCCATCTCCATCGGGTTCGACATCGTCCCGGTCGGCCGCCCGACATTCGCCTTCCCGGCGCTGACCTATTTCTCGGAGCGGCCGAGCGATCGCATTCCCTACATCTCGCTGTTTCCGATCGGCACGCGGATGCGCGCCAATCTGTTCGTATACCGTGGCTTCAACGATCCCTGGCTGCGCGAATTGCGCCGCGCGCCCGCCGAGACGCTGGACGCCGCCCTGCCCCGGCTGAAACGCACCACCGGCCCCTTCGAGATCGCCGGCGAATTGAAGATCCGTCCGGTCGATCTCTATGTGAATGACGCCGGCCATCGGCCCGGCGTGGTGCTGGTCGGCGACGCCTTCGCGACCTCCTGCCCGGTCGCTGGTACCGGCTGCGACAAGGTGTTCACCGACGTCGAACGGCTCTGCAATGTCCACATCCCGCAATGGCTGGCTTCTGACGGGATGGATGCGGACAAGGTCGCCGCCTTCTACGCCGATCCGGTGAAGCGGGATTGCGATCAATGGGCGGCAGCGAAAGCCTTTGACTTCCGCTCGGTCTCGATCGCGACGAGCCCGTACTGGACGGCACAGCGCTGGGCACGCTTCTTGGCGTGGTCGAGCCAGGGTTTATTGCGGCGGCTGGGAGGAGCGTTCCATTGGGAGCCGAACTTCCTCGGTCACTCCTCCTCCTCGTCCTCGTCTTCGTCATCCTCGTCGAGGTCGTCCTCATCGCCTTCATCAGCGTCGCTTCCGTAGGCGTGGGCCGCCGCGCCATGCGGCTGGTGGATCTGGTCGTTCCACAGCTTGCGATAGGTCCCGTTCTTGGCGAGCAGTTGGGCATGCGAGCCGCGCTCGATCGCCCTGCCCCCTGAGATCACGATGATCTCGTCCATCTCCACCACCGAGGTCAGGCGGTGGGTCGACCAGATCATGGTGCGGCCCTTGGCGACCTTGAGCAGCGTGCGGTTGATCGCGGCTTCCGTGGTCTGGTCCAGCGCCGAGGTGGCTTCGTCCAGCAGCAGCACAGAGGGATTGCGGATGATCGCACGCGCGATCGCGATGCGCTGGCGCTGGCCGCCCGACAGCGTATCGCCGCGCTCGCCGACCGGCGTGTCGTAGCGCTGCGGCAGGCTCATGATGTAGCGGTGGATCTCGGCCTTCTTGGCCGCCTCCGCCACTTCCTCGTCGGTCGCGCCCTCCTTGCCGAGCCGGATGTTCTCGCGGATCGACATGTTGAACAGCATGTTCTCCTGGAACACCACCGCCATGCTCCGGCGCAGCGAATCCAGCGTCACCTTGCGGACGTCGACGCCGTCGATGGTGACGCGACCCTCGTTGGGCACATAGAGCCGCAGGATCAGGTTGAGCAACGTGCTCTTGCCGGAGCCACTGGGGCCGACGATCGCGATGCGCTTGCCGGCATTGAGCTTGAGACTGAGATTATCCAGCACCGGCGTCTGACTCCCCTCGTACTGGAAGGAGACGTGATCGAAGGTGATGTCGTTGGTGATGCGCGGCAGATCGGGCGCGCCGGGGCGATCAGCGGCGCGGGTCGGCTCGTCCAGCAGCTCCTGCATGTGCCGGATCGCGGCAGCCGAGGAGATCGACACCGGGATGAAATGCATGACATGGGCGATGTTGTAGGAGACTTCCCAGAACGCGCTCTCGAAGGTGACGAAGGTGCCGATGGTAATCTGGCCCTTGGTCGCCAGGTACGCGCCGATGGCGAGCACCACGAGGTGCAGCATCAGCACCGAGATGGTGACCGTCCGCTCCACCATGGTCGAGAGGAACGCGGCCGAGGCGATCTTGTCACGCGCCTCGTGGTTGCGGAAGGTAAAGAACCCGAACATCTTCCGTTGCAGGCTGAACGCCTTGATCACGGCCTGCGCCGCCACGTTCTCCTGCACCATGCCGAGCAGCGCGCTCTCGTTGAGCTTCTGCTCGTAATTGGCCTGCACCGCCTTCGGCGTCAGGATCCGCGGGCCGATCAGCGTGATCGGGAACACGAGCAGCGCGACCGCTGCGAGCTGCCAGTTCAGGAACACCATCAGGATGATGCCGGCGATCAATTCCAGAAACGGCAGCGCGGCACTGTTGGCAAACGTCTTGACCGAGCCTTCGAAGGCCGAGAGGTCGACGGAGAAGCGCGACAGGATCTCGCCGCGCTTGGTGCGGCCGAAATAGGCCGCCGGCAGGTCCTGGACGTGCTCGAACAGGCGCTTGCGGACGTCGGAGATGATGCAGGCCGCCAGCCGCGCGTCCCAGCGCTCGTACCAGACTGCGACGATCGAGGTGAAGATGCCGGCGACGGCAAGCACGCCGAGGATCTTGTAGAGCGCCTGGAAGTCCTCCTCGCCGAGCGCGTCGTCGATCAGGAATTTGAGGCTGAGCGGCATGATGACGTTGAACAGCGTCTCGACGAAGACGCCAAACGCCACGAATGACAGCATACGTTTGTAATTGGCCAGGAATGGCTTGACGAAACCGACGATGGTCGCGAGCGCGCCGGCGGCCTCGCGCGCGGTAAAGACGACGAGGTCCTCGTCCTCATCGTCGTCTTCGAGCTCCAGCTCGTCATCCTCCTCGTCTTCGGCATCCTCGTCGTCTTCGAGGTCCGGCTTGGCAGTCAAGGCGAGCTTGTCGTCGCGCTCGGCCGCCTCTTCGGCGGCGAGTTTCTGTTTGTCGGGCGAGGAAGGCTTGGATGCCATGAAACCAACCGATGCTGACGGCCGGCATGACCGCAGAGAAAGCAAGACGTAGCGGAAGGCCGCTATCGCACCGATTCTATGCGATCATGATGAATTCGGCAAAACAATTGGCGAATTCAAGCGCGCCGCGGCTAGTCCTCGTCGTCCTCAACCTTGTCGAAGAAGGAATAGCGCAGGCTGTCGGCGTCGGCGTACCACTGCCCCGGCCCCTTGTTGGCGGCGAGTGTCGCCTCCCAGAGCGCATCGGTGCAATCCTTGCGGTGCATCGAGAGGTCGAAGCCATTGCCGAAGAACAGTTCGGACCATTCCCACCAGGTGCCGAGTTTCTTGACACCACGCAGGAGGTCGTAGCGGTCGATCAGCGCCGGCGCCATGTCCGAGGTGACAGAGCCGAACACGAGGCCGGTCTTGACCACGCGGTTCAGTTCCTTGATCGCGCGGACCACCTGCTTCGGGGAAACATGGCAAAGGCTGGTTTCGAACACGAAGTCGAACGCGCCGTCCTTGAACGGCATGTCGGTGATCGAGCCGAGCTTGTTGTACTTCTTCAGCGCCTTCGGCGTCCTGGCGTGGATGGCGCGGTTGTTCTCGATGCCAAAGGCATCGATGCCGCGGTCGCGCAGCGCGCCGACCAGTTCGCCGCTGGCCGAGCCCGCGACGAGCAGCTTGGTGCCCTTCGTCTTGCCCCAGACGATACCGAGCAGCCGGGTGAGGTAATCGGGATCGGTGAAGTGCCGCCACGCCTCGTGATAGGGGCCGAGGCCGCGATAATTCTCGAAATAGTCACGGTCGATCTTGTCGGAGAGCGGCTTGTCGTCCTGCGCGCGCGCGCGGCGCAGGCGCATCATCTCGGTCAGGATGATGT
The sequence above is drawn from the Bradyrhizobium amphicarpaeae genome and encodes:
- a CDS encoding ABC transporter ATP-binding protein; amino-acid sequence: MASKPSSPDKQKLAAEEAAERDDKLALTAKPDLEDDEDAEDEEDDELELEDDDEDEDLVVFTAREAAGALATIVGFVKPFLANYKRMLSFVAFGVFVETLFNVIMPLSLKFLIDDALGEEDFQALYKILGVLAVAGIFTSIVAVWYERWDARLAACIISDVRKRLFEHVQDLPAAYFGRTKRGEILSRFSVDLSAFEGSVKTFANSAALPFLELIAGIILMVFLNWQLAAVALLVFPITLIGPRILTPKAVQANYEQKLNESALLGMVQENVAAQAVIKAFSLQRKMFGFFTFRNHEARDKIASAAFLSTMVERTVTISVLMLHLVVLAIGAYLATKGQITIGTFVTFESAFWEVSYNIAHVMHFIPVSISSAAAIRHMQELLDEPTRAADRPGAPDLPRITNDITFDHVSFQYEGSQTPVLDNLSLKLNAGKRIAIVGPSGSGKSTLLNLILRLYVPNEGRVTIDGVDVRKVTLDSLRRSMAVVFQENMLFNMSIRENIRLGKEGATDEEVAEAAKKAEIHRYIMSLPQRYDTPVGERGDTLSGGQRQRIAIARAIIRNPSVLLLDEATSALDQTTEAAINRTLLKVAKGRTMIWSTHRLTSVVEMDEIIVISGGRAIERGSHAQLLAKNGTYRKLWNDQIHQPHGAAAHAYGSDADEGDEDDLDEDDEDEDEEEE
- the rpsL gene encoding 30S ribosomal protein S12, which translates into the protein MPTINQLIAQPREVQKSRKKVPALQQSPQKRGVCTRVYTTTPKKPNSALRKVAKVRLTNGFEVIGYIPGEGHNLQEHSVVMIRGGRVKDLPGVRYHILRGVLDTQGVKNRKQRRSKYGAKRPK
- a CDS encoding FAD-dependent oxidoreductase; this translates as MRYTDIAIIGGGLAGSTAAAMLGRADISTVLIDPHESYPADFRVEKLSGQAQLGRFSRTGIAESVLRRATFAGENWIARFGRLLDKAPSRQFNILYDSLVNAIRDEIPASVDRICAKAVAVETSEERQRIALSNDETISARLVVLANGLNVGLRHQLGIAPKVISACHSISIGFDIVPVGRPTFAFPALTYFSERPSDRIPYISLFPIGTRMRANLFVYRGFNDPWLRELRRAPAETLDAALPRLKRTTGPFEIAGELKIRPVDLYVNDAGHRPGVVLVGDAFATSCPVAGTGCDKVFTDVERLCNVHIPQWLASDGMDADKVAAFYADPVKRDCDQWAAAKAFDFRSVSIATSPYWTAQRWARFLAWSSQGLLRRLGGAFHWEPNFLGHSSSSSSSSSSSSRSSSSPSSASLP